One genomic segment of Cololabis saira isolate AMF1-May2022 chromosome 22, fColSai1.1, whole genome shotgun sequence includes these proteins:
- the ppp1r42 gene encoding protein phosphatase 1 regulatory subunit 42, whose product MACLTVDLIAKSRKHFKKRKGISFPRYLQTLTHLYFYNENINDIGDLSMCRNLCVLYLYDNQITNIRNLDFASNLTHLYLQKNNITHIDNLYNLHKLSKLYLGGNRITVVEGLEQLHNLQELHLENQRLEPGEKLLFDRRTVLALSETLCVLNVNNNNIDDIRDLAVLKELQEFSAADNTLTHIEELEDVFSLWPQLLVMELRGNPVCKTHKYRDRLTTLCTNLGTLDGREINEITRQFLINWKACKDAKKKRQTKDMRPAPLIQCTLKSKYLINSVMSLPRLQLTNDFDTGHGPHPGHIHSHVNMQRREPHISLSESRMQCQVRSQLEKDTAIGVKALKPAQPLALKTSLHPAVRHKRT is encoded by the exons ATGGCATGCTTGACCGTAGATCTGATTGCTAAATCAAGAAAGCACTTCAAAAAGAGAAAGGGGATCTCTTTCCCACGATACCTCCAGACTCTCACCCACCTTTACTTTTACAACGAGAACATCAACGATATT GGAGATCTCTCCATGTGTAGAAACCTTTGCGTTCTTTACCTGTATGATAATCAGATCACAAACATCCGCAACCTGGACTTTGCCTCCAACCTTACCCATCTGTACCTGCAGAAGAACAACATCACTCATATAGATAATCTCTACAATCTGCACAAACTTTCCAAACT GTATCTGGGTGGAAACAGAATTACAGTGGTGGAGGGTTTGGAGCAGCTCCACAACCTCCAAGAGCTTCATCTGGAGAATCAAAGGCTGGAGCCGGGGGAGAAGTTGCTCTTTGACCGCAGGACTGTCCTCGCACTCtct GAAACTCTTTGTGTATTGAATGTTAATAACAACAATATTGATGACATAAGGGACCTGGCAGTGCTGAAGGAACTCCAAGAGTTTTCTGCTGCTGATAACACACTGACCCATATTgag GAGTTGGAGGATGTTTTTAGCCTCTGGCCACAGCTGCTGGTAATGGAACTGAGAGGAAATCCTGTGTGTAAAACACATAAGTACAGAGACCGATTGACAACCCTTTGCACAAACCTTG ggACGCTTGATGGAAGGGAAATAAATGAGATAACCAGACAGTTCCTTATTAACTGGAAAGCATGCAAAGATGCCAAGAAGAAAAGACAAACTAAAGACATGCGGCCTGCACCACTGATCCAGTGCACTTTAAAAAGCAAGTATTTGATCAATTCAGTTATGTCTCTGCCCAGATTACAGTTAACCA ATGACTTTGACACGGGTCACGGTCCACATCCTGGTCACATCCACAGCCACGTTAACATGCAGAGGAGGGAACCACACATCAGCCTCTCAG AAAGCAGAATGCAGTGTCAGGTTCGCAGCCAATTAGAGAAGGATACGGCCATCGGAGTTAAAGCATTAAAACCAGCCCAGCCTCTGGCGCTGAAAACCAGCCTCCATCCCGCCGTCAGACACAAGAGAACTTAG
- the LOC133423238 gene encoding transcription factor 24-like isoform X1, whose protein sequence is MFRSISAPMAGSQTLRMDSGVSGPVDDSPASSPSSSPSPEGQRELHRARLLQAGGLAGLGGRGRPAAANAARERSRVQTLRNAFLELQRTLPSVPPDTKLSKLDVLILATTYIAHLTRTLQDEGTEEGESTKQTETLKSLKGEGYLHPVKKWPMRSRLYVGASGQFLNNPSESENQGPSSSTSLK, encoded by the exons ATGTTCAGGTCTATAAGTGCACCTATGGCTGGAAGTCAGACGCTCCGAATGGACAGCGGTGTCTCCGGGCCGGTGGATGACAGCCCCGCTTCCAGCCCCAGCTCCAGCCCCAGCCCGGAGGGCCAGCGGGAGCTGCACCGGGCCAGGCTGCTCCAGGCCGGCGGGCTggcggggctcggcggccggggccgCCCGGCGGCAGCTAACGCGGCGCGGGAGAGGAGCCGGGTGCAAACCCTGAGAAATGCCTTCCTGGAACTGCAAAGGACTTTGCCATCAGTGCCACCGGATACCAAGCTGTCCAAACTCGACGTGTTGATACTGGCCACCACCTATATTGCCCATCTAACCCGAACACTGCAGGATGAAGGCACGGAGGAGGGAGAGAGCACAAAGCAAACAGAGACGTTAAAATCACTGAAAGGGGAAGGATACCTGCACCCAGTAAAG AAATGGCCAATGCGATCCAGATTGTACGTCGGAGCAAGCGGACAATTTCTGAATAATCCTTCAGAGTCAGAGAATCAAGGCCCATCGTCGTCCACCTCTCTAAAATAA
- the LOC133423238 gene encoding transcription factor 24-like isoform X2 yields the protein MAGSQTLRMDSGVSGPVDDSPASSPSSSPSPEGQRELHRARLLQAGGLAGLGGRGRPAAANAARERSRVQTLRNAFLELQRTLPSVPPDTKLSKLDVLILATTYIAHLTRTLQDEGTEEGESTKQTETLKSLKGEGYLHPVKKWPMRSRLYVGASGQFLNNPSESENQGPSSSTSLK from the exons ATGGCTGGAAGTCAGACGCTCCGAATGGACAGCGGTGTCTCCGGGCCGGTGGATGACAGCCCCGCTTCCAGCCCCAGCTCCAGCCCCAGCCCGGAGGGCCAGCGGGAGCTGCACCGGGCCAGGCTGCTCCAGGCCGGCGGGCTggcggggctcggcggccggggccgCCCGGCGGCAGCTAACGCGGCGCGGGAGAGGAGCCGGGTGCAAACCCTGAGAAATGCCTTCCTGGAACTGCAAAGGACTTTGCCATCAGTGCCACCGGATACCAAGCTGTCCAAACTCGACGTGTTGATACTGGCCACCACCTATATTGCCCATCTAACCCGAACACTGCAGGATGAAGGCACGGAGGAGGGAGAGAGCACAAAGCAAACAGAGACGTTAAAATCACTGAAAGGGGAAGGATACCTGCACCCAGTAAAG AAATGGCCAATGCGATCCAGATTGTACGTCGGAGCAAGCGGACAATTTCTGAATAATCCTTCAGAGTCAGAGAATCAAGGCCCATCGTCGTCCACCTCTCTAAAATAA